The Coccidioides posadasii str. Silveira chromosome 3, complete sequence genome contains a region encoding:
- a CDS encoding uncharacterized protein (EggNog:ENOG410PYS8~BUSCO:15469at33183), with product MPIKWTPENDQILLLKILETHQLSVDTKKVSEAWPQADPNAIPTPRAITERLHRIKKTSKENIESLAATPKKAATSKIKTPDTARSRKRNSMALERPVPKRVKNEAELDLRGSPVATSNKKIKEEEHGSTSDIPLDDSPATYQFPQRVRTARRMPLDLVDYHDEDTDRDAKYETDVSEYLADNYIKTEEYA from the exons ATGCCGATCAAGTGGACTCCAGAAAATGACCAAATT CTTCTGTTGAAGATTCTCGAAACTCACCAATTGAGTGTGGATACTAAAAAGGTGTCGGAAGCATGGC CACAGGCGGACCCAAATGCCATTCCAACCCCTCGGGCAATCACGGAGAGGCTCCACAGAATCAAGAAAACCTCTAAGGAAAACATTGAAAGCCTTGCTGCCACTCCTAAAAAAGCTGCAACCTCGAAGATCAAGACTCCCGACACTGCCCGCTCGCGTAAACGCAACAGCATGGCTTTGGAGAGGCCTGTTCCGAAGCGCGTTAAGAACGAAGCCGAGTTAGACCTCCGCGGGTCACCCGTTGCTACTAGCAATAAAAAAATTAAGGAGGAGGAGCATGGCTCTACCAGCGACATTCCTTTGGATGACTCGCCTGCCACTTACCAGTTTCCCCAGCGCGTGAGGACTGCCCGCCGCATGCCTCTAGACTTGGTGGATTATCATGATGAGGATACTGACCGTGATGCCAAGTACGAAACGGACGTAAGTGAGTATCTCGCGGATAACTACATAAAAACCGAAGAGTATGCTTGA
- a CDS encoding uncharacterized protein (EggNog:ENOG410PIE9~COG:S~BUSCO:9831at33183), producing the protein MLSNTIARPKRAADDYARQHHNEYDPDGPSSTKKARFDLRNPSTLVPDATEEDAVLDADEIGRRGQRIKRNAVNIDGYDSDSENENFDARAEARVKSSKAENDVDEDDMFAEVEEEMGVPEDDLGKAKKQVRFLNDDEIEGQVNNSRSGGKVRLDNIDPKGKGKGKAVEEDSSESDTDEEGRADLGGVDKELGAGGKKTHAPLLDAFNMRSEQEEGRFDEAGNYIRKAADPDAIHDSWLEGLSKKDMKKARAAAEKREEERRQKSIADASILTGDVLKTLIASLHRGETILDALARLGKGQKRRPKWQNKQKNKHKKSNGAAEDVEMTEENPADAARKRAIEEITGAADILLSRGQTEIYDTEREMLTRQYRRETGEEWVDPPRTESAEPEDNENAMWEFRWSDARDGGATHGPYEKTTMESWNNAGYFGDGGVEFRKVGCTTWNSAAVFSQ; encoded by the coding sequence ATGCTTTCAAACACTATTGCTCGCCCTAAACGCGCCGCCGACGACTACGCGCGTCAGCATCACAACGAATACGACCCCGACGGTCCGTCGTCCACCAAAAAGGCCCGCTTCGATCTCCGCAATCCGTCTACACTAGTCCCTGATGCGACCGAAGAAGATGCCGTCCTCGATGCAGATGAAATCGGACGACGCGGTCAGAGAATAAAGCGCAATGCAGTAAACATCGATGGTTACGACTCAGACAGTGAAAACGAAAACTTTGACGCGCGCGCAGAGGCTAGAGTTAAGTCCAGCAAAGCAGAAAACGATGTGGACGAGGACGACATGTTTGCAGaagttgaggaggagatgggAGTTCCAGAGGATGATCTGGGAAAAGCGAAAAAGCAGGTCAGGTTTCTGAATGATGATGAAATAGAGGGACAGGTAAACAATTCTCGAAGCGGTGGTAAGGTCAGGCTGGACAACATAGACCCCAAGGGCAAAGGCAAAGGAAAAGCTGTGGAGGAGGATTCGAGCGAGAGCGATACCGACGAGGAAGGCCGGGCAGATCTTGGAGGCGTTGATAAAGAGCTGGGTGCTGGCGGAAAAAAGACTCACGCACCACTTCTTGATGCATTTAATATGAGATCAGAGCAGGAAGAGGGGCGTTTTGATGAAGCCGGAAACTATATTCGAAAAGCCGCCGATCCAGATGCAATTCACGATAGCTGGTTGGAAGGACTATCGAAAAAGGACATGAAGAAAGCCAGAGCGGCGGCGGAGAAACGAGAAGAAGAACGTCGACAGAAATCTATCGCCGATGCCAGCATCCTAACTGGCGATGTTCTAAAGACATTGATCGCCAGCCTACATCGAGGAGAAACAATTCTGGATGCCCTGGCCCGATTAGGCAAAGGACAGAAACGTCGCCCCAAGTGGCagaacaaacaaaaaaataagCACAAGAAATCTAACGGCGCCGCAGAAGACGTGGAAATGACGGAGGAAAACCCTGCAGACGCAGCTCGCAAACGTGCCATCGAAGAAATCACAGGTGCCGCAGATATCCTTCTCAGCCGTGGACAAACAGAAATATATGATACAGAGCGAGAAATGCTTACAAGACAATATCGGAGGGAGACCGGCGAAGAGTGGGTTGATCCGCCAAGGACAGAATCAGCAGAGCCAGAAGACAACGAGAATGCGATGTGGGAATTCCGCTGGTCGGATGCTCGCGATGGCGGCGCAACGCACGGTCCATATGAAAAGACAACGATGGAGTCTTGGAATAATGCCGGATATTTTGGAGACGGTGGCGTTGAGTTCCGCAAAGTCGGTTGTACAACCTGGAACAGCGCTGCTGTTTTCTCTCAATGA
- a CDS encoding uncharacterized protein (EggNog:ENOG410PZW2), which translates to MPVVWTKDALERLIAALLASHPGFTPDYRAMAVYFGQGATYDSLQHRFREYRRMAESMTERTPRRNNNCRAGGVPSTPRTARAPNTATPRTNSRGGVAKPGSAGKGVKSPYTAPSKTQMIGKGASIEHSILLDDDDDDDGSHFIKNERSATPIKAAPKAEPHETSSCFNIVGLKQEDDVFTETAAADSSSTAEKRARQPRAETVTDDWEHSRYERIVEVLDEEV; encoded by the exons ATGCCAGTGGTCTGGACAAAGGATGCCCTCGAACGGTTGATAGCTGCATTGCTAGCATCCCACCCTGGCTTTACT CCGGATTACCGGGCCATGGCTGTTTACTTCGGTCAGGGAGCGACGTACGACTCTCTCCAGCACCGTTTCCGCGAATACCGTCGGATGGCCGAGAGCATGACAGAAAGGACCCCGAGAAGAAACAATAACTGTCGAGCTGGCGGTGTTCCTAGCACCCCGCGAACTGCACGAGCTCCGAACACTGCCACCCCTCGAACCAATAGTCGCGGTGGAGTGGCAAAGCCCGGTTCGGCTGGAAAAGGGGTAAAATCTCCGTACACCGCTCCGTCTAAAACCCAGATGATAGGAAAAGGAGCTTCAATTGAACATAGCATTCTGttggatgatgatgatgatgatgacggcTCACATTTCATTAAAAATGAGCGTTCCGCAACTCCGATCAAGGCTGCTCCCAAAGCCGAACCACATGAAACTAGCTCTTGCTTCAACATTGTCGGCCTAAAGCAAGAGGATGACGTATTTACCGAGACTGCAGCTGCCGATTCTTCTAGCACTGCAGAAAAGAGAGCCAGGCAGCCTCGCGCCGAAACTGTTACTGATGATTGGGAACATTCGCGGTATGAGCGAATTGTCGAGGTCTTGGATGAAGAGGTGTGA
- a CDS encoding uncharacterized protein (EggNog:ENOG410PR7E~COG:S~BUSCO:14749at33183), giving the protein MTTLKRSKTLPADGQTTKFLYTILKQLDLKSVDWNLVASQLDISNGHAARMRFSRFRQHMEGITSTPRTPRAKKPKAEKAKSKKQTLDDLKVWPEPPVIKPEPFIKPEPVNISQIDPCLLAIPRASGPIQAQPFPTVTPADLVRPYPPSEIPVGYRRPPVGENWPQIKMKPCDQKVVMTDVLVKIEPEN; this is encoded by the exons ATGACTACTCTTAAAAGGAGCAAAACCTTACCAGCGGATGGGCAAACCACAAAGTTCCTATATACAATTCTGAAGCAGCTAGATCTGAAATCG GTTGATTGGAATTTGGTTGCATCACAGCTGGATATTAGCAATGGCCATGCTGCTAGAATGAGATTTTCCCGCTTTAGGCAGCACATGGAAGGGATAACCAGCACTCCCAGAACCCCTCGGGCTAAAAAACCGAAAGCggaaaaagcaaaatcaAAGAAGCAGACACTTGATGACTTAAAGGTATGGCCTGAGCCGCCGGTCATCAAGCCTGAGCCGTTTATCAAGCCGGAACCGGTCAATATTAGTCAAATAGATCCCTGTCTCCTTGCAATTCCCCGGGCTTCGGGACCAATACAAGCTCAACCTTTTCCAACCGTCACACCTGCCGATCTTGTCAGGCCCTATCCACCCTCCGAGATACCAGTTGGGTATCGGCGACCACCCGTTGGAGAGAATTGGCCTCAGATTAAAATGAAGCCATGCGATCAGAAAGTTGTTATGACAGATGtattggtgaaaatagaaCCTGAGAATTGA
- a CDS encoding uncharacterized protein (EggNog:ENOG410Q070~BUSCO:6018at33183), with protein sequence MEPNGAPHSATKDPRRKPQDPVQLFLDYATEISVFGREMGKRERLTQKVRQQEAMLNRAADRQFQYPSYLSRGKAMQKEQMDRLNKIDQQLDLHKKKQADLSEVFSHLMARNDTFQQLKLDVSSCSNSIESATRGLKQVEDIRERLNKLEQKFHSKVEKELSSLRLLRSHCQSIVDRNRNTEKWNLTRCDLLEQRLSDIENKSASNTIQSEVQSLSRRLDETEELSAAQHQLLEGRVTAIENQKGPNLNTLRADMENLFSQLEKLRELQDQKDKEIDNELQRLELGRSSSIEKLHSDYAMVKDQLGEHLRTQDINNAAHEARIMALEKRDNADVAQMHDALKYHSERLAGHNVAITSLESRYNKLSSEPLVRQMVASMQEMYPYASTAQKEIEELRKGLNDQAEMLNSISARLEAVQANQAGEKTERLSMIKDMNSERARINDSIKGAINRLDEVERVTAEKLAKVIFDSRELTKVCEKPERAASPSVSLGANPPDTSSNREEIYVRTGRAPSRPSSQPSSRPSSNPPLNISTNMPHRPPSPHEEELRIRSGPSPPPLASRASFSRDDSPRDSHREDFRTASDFSPPRAPMSMRTTGPPPNSDLHRRVSFPSRPPPEPYLERGDSYRPGSLPKKRRRGNGYDDLDSN encoded by the coding sequence ATGGAACCAAATGGAGCACCCCATTCTGCCACGAAAGATCCCCGTCGCAAACCACAAGATCCAGTCCAATTGTTCCTTGATTATGCCACGGAAATTTCAGTATTTGGGCGAGAGATGGGGAAACGAGAACGTTTAACACAGAAAGTCCGTCAGCAGGAGGCTATGTTGAATCGAGCTGCCGACCGTCAGTTCCAATATCCCTCGTATCTTTCACGGGGCAAGGCAATGCAGAAAGAGCAGATGGACCGTCTAAACAAGATTGACCAGCAGCTTGATCTACACAAGAAGAAACAAGCTGATCTTTCCGAGGTTTTTAGCCACCTCATGGCTAGAAATGACACTTTTCAGCAATTAAAGCTTGACGTCAGCTCCTGTTCCAATTCTATCGAATCAGCTACGCGAGGACTAAAACAAGTAGAGGACATAAGAGAGCGGTTAAATAAGCTCGAACAAAAGTTCCACTCCAAGGTGGAAAAAGAGCTCTCAAGTCTGAGATTGCTCCGTTCGCACTGCCAGAGTATAGTAGACAGAAACCGGAACACGGAAAAGTGGAATTTGACTAGATGTGACCTTCTCGAGCAAAGGCTTTCCGATATCGAAAATAAATCTGCATCAAATACTATACAATCGGAGGTTCAGAGCTTGTCAAGGCGCCTTGACGAAACCGAAGAGTTATCCGCTGCACAACACCAGCTTCTTGAAGGCCGAGTCACTGCGATCGAGAACCAAAAAGGGCCAAACCTCAACACGCTGAGAGCTGACATGGAAAACTTGTTCAGCCAACTCGAGAAGCTACGAGAACTTCAGGACcagaaagacaaagaaaTCGACAACGAATTGCAAAGGCTGGAATTGGGGCGCAGCAGCTCCATCGAAAAACTCCATAGTGACTATGCTATGGTAAAAGACCAACTCGGGGAGCACTTGAGGACGCAGGATATAAATAATGCAGCACACGAAGCAAGGATCATGGCCCTTGAGAAAAGGGACAATGCTGATGTTGCGCAAATGCATGATGCACTAAAGTATCACTCTGAGCGATTGGCCGGCCATAATGTGGCAATAACATCACTTGAAAGCCGATATAACAAGCTATCAAGTGAACCCCTTGTGCGACAGATGGTCGCCTCCATGCAAGAAATGTATCCTTATGCAAGCACGGCCCAGAAAGAGATCGAAGAATTGAGAAAGGGTCTTAATGATCAAGCCGAGATGTTGAATTCTATATCAGCTCGATTAGAAGCAGTACAGGCTAATCAGGCAGGCGAGAAGACTGAAAGGCTTTCTATGATCAAAGATATGAACTCAGAACGGGCTCGGATAAATGACTCTATTAAGGGCGCTATTAATAGATTAGATGAGGTGGAGAGGGTAACCGCGGAAAAGCTGGCAAAGGTCATATTTGATTCTAGGGAGTTGACCAAAGTCTGTGAAAAGCCGGAGAGAGCTGCATCCCCGAGTGTATCGCTGGGTGCAAATCCTCCCGATACGAGCAGTAACAGGGAAGAAATATACGTCCGGACTGGACGTGCTCCTTCGCGGCCCTCTTCACAGCCGTCCTCAAGGCCATCTTCAAATCCCCCATTGAATATCAGCACGAATATGCCCCACAGGCCTCCTTCGCCTCACGAAGAAGAGCTGCGCATCCGATCGGGTCCGAGTCCTCCTCCTTTGGCAAGCCGAGCTAGCTTTTCTCGAGATGACTCACCTCGTGATAGCCACAGAGAGGACTTCCGAACCGCGTCCGATTTCAGTCCCCCCCGAGCCCCCATGAGTATGAGAACAACTGGTCCTCCGCCAAATAGCGATTTGCATCGTCGAGTTTCATTTCCATCCCGTCCACCTCCAGAACCCTACCTCGAGCGCGGGGATTCATATAGACCGGGGTCACttccaaaaaaaagacgCAGGGGAAATGGTTACGATGATTTGGATAGCAATTAA
- the UFD1 gene encoding ubiquitin fusion degradation protein (BUSCO:344553at4751~EggNog:ENOG410PG17~COG:O~BUSCO:9346at33183), whose translation MFQGGYYEDNDPMDGVFHPGLMRRAGHAARRFDEYYRCYPVAMMPGPEREAANHGGKVFMPASALDKLTRLHITYPMLFEVHNGAKQRMTHAGVLEFIAEEGKIYLPFWMMQTLLLEPGDLLQIKSTDLPLGRLIKLQAQSTSFLDISDPKAVLENAFRNFSCLTKGDVFTFSYNDQTYEMAVLETKPENPENAISVLETDLEVDFAPPLGYEEPKRPSGTSTPSSMTSAGLPLGGMLHPHGTMAQSINYAAIAPESTDAARGAKAVSSNFLHGGQRLNAKKGSKQPTPKASTPVSGVSTNAQPPAPVRRTNGPQPLRLPPGKLFFGYAIKPVQKSNENGQKEGEKHTSFLGAGQSLRGSKKK comes from the exons ATG TTTCAAGGCGGTTATTACGAGGACAATGACCCCATGGATGGAGTGTTCCATCCAGGGCTTATGCGGCGCGCTGGGCATGCAGCTCGTCGGTTTGATGAATACTATCGATGCTACCCCGTAGCTATGATGCCGGGCCCAGAACGAGAAGCTGCAAATCACGGAGGGAAGGTATTTATGCCAGCGAGCGCCCTGGACAAGCTTACACGACTCCATATTACCTATCCTATGCTTTTTGAAGTTCATAACGGCGCGAAGCAGAGAATGACACATGCTGGAGTGTTAGAATTTATTgcagaagaaggaaaaatttACTTGCCATTTTGG ATGATGCAAACCCTACTGCTGGAGCCAGGAGATTTACTACAAATAAAGTCGACAGATTTGCCACTAGGACGCCTTATAAAACTGCAAGCTCAATCCACTTCGTTCCTAGATATCAGCGATCCTAAAGCCGTCCTCGAAAACGCATTCCGCAACTTCTCATGCTTAACTAAGGGTGATGTTTTCACATTTTCCTACAATGATCAGACATACGAGATGGCCGTGCTGGAAACTAAGCCAGAGAACCCTGAAAACGCTATCTCGGTGCTCGAGACAGACCTGGAAGTGGATTTTGCGCCCCCGCTTGGCTATGAGGAACCCAAACGGCCCAGCGGCACAAGTACGCCGTCTAGCATGACTAGTGCCGGTCTACCACTCGGTGGTATGCTTCATCCACATGGTACGATGGCGCAGTCAATCAATTATGCCGCTATCGCACCGGAGTCAACAGACGCAGCTCGAGGAGCAAAGGCCGTATCCTCTAACTTCCTACATGGCGGACAGCGTCTCAATGCAAAAAAGGGCAGCAAGCAGCCTACGCCCAAAGCATCTACCCCAGTCTCAGGTGTATCCACAAACGCGCAGCCACCCGCCCCTGTGCGCCGAACGAATGGCCCTCAACCACTTCGATTACCACCAGGGAAGCTCTTTTTCGGTTATGCTATAAAGCCCGTTCAAAAGAGCAATGAAAACGGGCAAAAGGAAGGGGAAAAGCATACGAGTTTCTTAGGGGCCGGGCAATCATTGCGAGGGTCGAAGAAAAAGTAA
- a CDS encoding uncharacterized protein (EggNog:ENOG410Q00Z), with protein MPMTWNAQADARLLLAIIKTSPKIDLKAVVKHMGNECTEKALRHRIGRLQSLAAGDGKTSAPTTPTKSPKTPKTRAPVLRATHSASAGKRKATMKTDDEPEVKKEGETKKLKVEEDYEDLDFA; from the exons ATGCCGATGACTTGGAACGCGCAGGCCGATGCTCGG CTACTGCTCGCTATTATCAAGACTTCACCAAAAATAGACCTAAAGGCCGTTGTTAAACATATGGGTAACG AATGTACCGAGAAAGCTCTTAGACACAGAATTGGGAGACTCCAGAGCTTGGCTGCTGGTGATGGCAAGACATCAGCTCCAACAACGCCCACTAAATCTCCCAAGACCCCCAAAACCCGTGCCCCGGTTTTGAGGGCTACTCATAGCGCTTCAGCGGGGAAGCGCAAAGCTACCATGAAGACCGATGACGAACCAGAGGTAAAGAAAGAGGGTGAAACGAAAAAGCTGAAGGTTGAGGAGGATTACGAAGATTTGGATTTTGCTTAA
- the RVB2 gene encoding RuvB-like protein 2 (EggNog:ENOG410PHPG~COG:K~BUSCO:6303at33183), translating into MAAAISTVAESKELRGLNLVAAHSHIRGLGVDPDTLQPRSSSQGLVGQEKARKAAAVILQMVKDGKIAGRAVLIAGPPSTGKTAIAMGMAQSLGPDVPFTMVASSELFSLEMSKTEALTQAFRKSIGVRIKEESEIIEGEVVEIQIDRSVTGGNKQGKLTIKTTDMETIYDMGAKMIDSMTKERVMAGDVISIDKSSGKITKLGRSFARSRDYDAMGADTKFVQCPEGELQVRKEIVHTVSLHEIDVINSRTQGFLALFSGDTGEIRSEVRDQINTKVGEWKEEGKAEIIPGVLFIDEVHMLDIECFSYINRALEAELAPIVIMASNRGNTRIRGTTYRSPHGLPLDFLDRVVIVSTQPYTGEEIQQILAIRAQEEEIDLTPDALALLTKIGQESGLRYASNIITTSTLLSQKRRSKDVGIEDVQRSYRLFYDPARSVKFVTEFEKRFIGDEGQVNFAHTNGDAMDTS; encoded by the exons ATGGCTGCT GCAATTTCTACAGTCGCCGAGAGCAAGGAGCTCAGAGGTCTGAATCTTGTCGCCGCGCATTCCCATATTAGAGGGCTAGGTGTTGATCCCGATACTCTACAGCCCCGCTCTTCCTCACAAGGCCTAGTTGGCCAAGAAAAGGCGCGAAAAGCTGCTGCGGTTATTCTCCAGATGGTCAAGGATGGGAAGATTGCTGGACGCGCCGTTTTGATCGCTGGCCCGCCAAGTACCGGAAAGACCGCCATTGCGATGGGAATGGCGCAGTCGCTAGGGCCTGATGTACCGTTTACCATGGTCGCTTCGTCCGAACTGTTTTCCCTTGAGATGTCGAAGACGGAGGCCCTTACCCAAGCATTCCGCAAGTCTATTGGAGTGAGAATAAAGGAGGAAAGTGAAATTATTGAAGGAGAAGTGGTGGAGATACAAATCGACCGCAGCGTTACTGGG GGTAATAAACAAGGCAAACTGACGATAAAAACCACCGATATGGAAACAATCTACGATATGGGAGCGAAAATGATTGATTCAATGACAAAAGAGCGTGTTATGGCGGGTGACGTTATCTCTATCGACAAGTCCTCTGGCAAGATTACGAAGCTGGGAAGATCTTTTGCTAGATCCCGAGATTACGATGCCATGGGTGCCGATACGAAGTTTGTTCAGTGCCCGGAGGGTGAACTTCAGGTCCGTAAGGAAATTGTTCATACGGTTAGCCTGCATGAAATCGACGTTATCAATTCGAGAACGCAAGGCTTCCTCGCCCTTTTTTCTGGCGATACTGGTGAAATACGAAGCGAAGTTCGGGATCAGATTAATACAAAGGTTGGCGAGtggaaagaagaaggaaaggcCGAGATTATTCCCGGAGTTCTGTTTATCGACGAGGTTCATATGCTGGACATTGAATGTTTCTCATACATCAATCGGGCCCTTGAAGCCGAGCTAGCGCCAATCGTGATCATGGCAAGTAATCGGGGCAATACCAGAATCAGAGGGACAACCTATCGATCTCCTCATGGTCTCCCGCTAGATTTTCTGGACAGGGTTGTCATTGTGAGCACCCAGCCATACACTGGAGAAGAAATCCAACAGATACTGGCTATCCGAGCTCAAGAGGAAGAGATCGATCTCACACCGGATGCATTGGCTCTTTTAACCAAAATTGGCCAAGAGTCGGGACTACGTTACGCTAGCAACATCATCACAACGTCGACTCTGCTCAGCCAGAAACGAAGATCAAAAGACGTGGGAATCGAAGACGTGCAGCGCAGTTATCGCCTTTTCTATGACCCTGCTAGAAGTGTGAAGTTTGTGACTGAATTTGAGAAGCGATTTATTGGTGACGAGGGCCAGGTCAATTTTGCTCACACCAATGGTGATGCCATGGACACCTCCTAA
- a CDS encoding uncharacterized protein (EggNog:ENOG410PRFH~COG:S~TransMembrane:1 (o161-185i)~BUSCO:11531at33183): MAQIGPGVYIRDFPQTLEKRDKSPTIVLFFWMNATHRPAGKYIAQYTQIAPTARIISIFTSASDFFIRNSDVAQKRRIAPVLNAILSTGGSGIGTDSTGEHLYIHTFSNGGSTTLRHLAASYRATTGKPLPVKALLIDSAPGKTSISKAVQALSYSFPKFFLWRALLSATVWTWLLVLTTLGKLLRKKHPSFLLREGLNDSKLIDGGAERCYVYSKEDELIHWRDVEEHAEDARAKGWNVSREMFEKSPHVSHMRTDPQRYWRIVGRLLKIAMG; this comes from the coding sequence ATGGCCCAAATTGGGCCTGGAGTATACATCAGGGACTTTCCTCAGACCTTGGAGAAGCGCGACAAGTCCCCAACAATCGTTCTCTTCTTCTGGATGAATGCGACACACCGCCCTGCAGGCAAATATATAGCCCAGTACACGCAGATAGCGCCTACCGCGAGGATCATTTCAATCTTCACATCCGCTTCGGACTTCTTCATTCGAAATTCAGACGTTGCGCAGAAACGCCGGATTGCTCCCGTGCTGAATGCGATTTTGTCTACTGGTGGCTCAGGAATTGGTACAGACAGCACCGGTGAACATCTATATATTCATACTTTCTCCAACGGTGGATCCACGACGCTACGACACCTGGCTGCTTCATACCGAGCCACCACGGGTAAACCGTTACCCGTGAAGGCGCTGCTTATTGACAGCGCTCCCGGAAAAACCTCCATATCGAAAGCTGTCCAAGCACTTTCGTACAGTTTTCCCAAGTTCTTCCTGTGGAGGGCTCTGTTGTCTGCGACTGTTTGGACTTGGTTACTTGTTTTGACTACTCTGGGGAAATTACTGAGGAAGAAACATCCTTCCTTCCTCTTGAGGGAAGGGTTGAACGATTCGAAGCTGATTGATGGAGGAGCGGAGAGGTGCTATGTCTATTCAAAAGAGGACGAGTTGATTCATTGGAGAGATGTAGAAGAGCATGCAGAGGACGCACGTGCCAAAGGGTGGAATGTTTCAAGGGAGATGTTTGAGAAGTCGCCCCATGTGAGTCATATGAGGACGGATCCCCAGAGGTATTGGAGAATTGTTGGGAGGTTGTTGAAGATCGCTATGGGTtaa
- a CDS encoding uncharacterized protein (EggNog:ENOG410PIW7~COG:S): protein MDDSSQIPDEEAYEYIEKNIQDAMRRDDNKGATGEWVGLLGFSQGAKLCASLLFRQQVRTEKFGAENAGSNFRFAVLMNGPGPLVAFEKPENSNHDNVDDLQQEKQPQQQPILRIPTLHVHALEDSDLPYHRMLRNQFCDEQTARLIEWNGDHRIPLALKDVSLVANRIVELARQTGVI, encoded by the coding sequence ATGGATGATAGCTCCCAGATTCCCGACGAGGAAGCATACGAGTATATCGAGAAGAATATACAGGATGCAATGCGTAGGGATGATAACAAAGGAGCAACAGGAGAGTGGGTAGGCTTGCTGGGCTTCAGCCAGGGAGCCAAGTTATGCGCCAGCTTGCTCTTCAGGCAACAGGTGCGCACAGAGAAGTTTGGTGCGGAGAACGCTGGTTCAAACTTTCGATTTGCGGTGCTCATGAACGGGCCGGGGCCTCTGGTAGCATTTGAGAAGCCAGAAAACAGCAATCATGATAATGTTGATGATCTGCAGCAAGAAAAACagccgcagcagcagccaatTTTACGCATTCCGACACTCCACGTTCATGCATTAGAGGACAGCGATTTGCCTTACCATCGAATGCTAAGAAACCAATTCTGCGACGAACAAACAGCACGGTTGATTGAATGGAATGGCGACCACAGGATTCCTCTTGCTTTGAAAGACGTATCGCTTGTTGCGAATCGAATTGTGGAGTTGGCAAGGCAGACTGGCGTGATTTAG
- a CDS encoding uncharacterized protein (EggNog:ENOG410PZ7U), which produces MPSVWDVTSNYRLLFHMVEQCNPKVSWESVAAAMGGGFTAEACRQHFAKLKKTMSDGTANPNGNGGAGSPVPATPTPRKRKAREPKAPSETPVKRPRKKAKKAQDDGDNDEGKETA; this is translated from the exons ATGCCATCCGTCTGGGATGTCACCTCGAATTATAGGCTGCTCTTTCATATGGTCGAGCAATGCAATCCCAAGGTCAGCTGGGAGTCTGTTGCTGCCGCCATGGGCGGTGGTTTTACTGCTGAAGCATGCCG CCAGCACTTTGCTAAGCTGAAGAAAACCATGTCGGATGGCACTGCCAATCCCAATGGCAATGGCGGAGCCGGTTCCCCCGTCCCCGCTACCCCGACCCCACGCAAGCGTAAGGCGAGAGAGCCAAAGGCCCCTAGCGAAACTCCCGTCAAGCGCCCTCGTAAGAAGGCCAAAAAAGCCCAGGATGATGGCGACAATGACGAAGGGAAGGAGACTGCATAA